The following is a genomic window from Hymenobacter monticola.
CTTCTTCGCCAAGGAAATCAACGCCAAGTACCAAGTGCCGGTTGGCATCATCAAAGACGCCGTGGGCGGCTCGCCGGCCGAGGCCTGGCTGAGCGCCGAGGGCCTGAAGCAGTTCCCGACCTACGAGCAGCAGCTGGCCAAGTATAAGGACAGCACCGTGGTGCTCGGCATCCGGCAGCGCGAAGGCGCCGCGGTGGCCAACTGGTACCAAACCCTCTACAAAACCGACCAGGGCGAGGCCCGCGGCCAGCAAAAATGGTCGGCACCCGACTACGACGCCAGCAGCTGGCCCACCATGCCGGTGCCCGGCTTCTGGGCCAACCAAACCCCGCTGGGCCCCGTGAACGGCGTGGTGTGGTTCCGCAAGGACGTGGACGTGCCGGCCGCCATGGTGGGCCAGCCTGCCCGCCTGGAGCTCGGCACGCTTGTCGACGCCGACTCCACCTACATCAACGGCCAGCTGGTGGGCGGCACCGGCTACCAGTACCCGCCCCGTAAATACGACGTGAAGCCCGGCGTGCTGAAAGCCGGCAAAAACGTGGTGGTCGTGCGCCTCATCAGCAACGGCGGGCGCGGCGGCTTCACGATGGATAAGAAGTACGAGCTGACCGCCGGCGGCCAGACCATCGACCTGCGCGGGCCCTGGCAGTACAAGCTGGGCGCCACCATGCCGCCCACGCCCGGCACCACCACGTTTCAGTACACACCGGGCGGCTTGTTTAACGGCATGATTGCGCCCGTGCTTCCCTACGCCATCAAGGGCGTGCTGTGGTACCAAGGTGAGAGCAACGCCGGCCGCACCGGCGACTACCAGGCCCTGTTCAACGGCATGATTGCCGACTGGCGCCGGCAGTTCAAGCAGCCCAACCTGCCGTTCCTCTACGCGCAGCTGCCCAACTTCATGGCCGCGAAGAAAGAGCCGTCGGAAAGCGGCTGGGCCCAGGTGCGCGACGTGCAGCGCCGCGGCTTGGCCCTGCCCCACACCGGCATGGCCGTGATTCTGGACGCCGGCGAGTGGAACGACATTCACCCCCTGGACAAGC
Proteins encoded in this region:
- a CDS encoding sialate O-acetylesterase: MKFNTFAVALLLSVPLVHKAAGQVRLPRLVSDGMVLQREADVRIWGWAKPGEAVAVSFLGKTHKATTGADGKWTVQLPRLKAGGPYEMNIKASNQVAVKDILVGDVWLCSGQSNMETPMSRLRDKYPDVVAQAANPKIRQYEVPLTYNFQRPQQDVTGGKWIAADPQTVLKFSAVAYFFAKEINAKYQVPVGIIKDAVGGSPAEAWLSAEGLKQFPTYEQQLAKYKDSTVVLGIRQREGAAVANWYQTLYKTDQGEARGQQKWSAPDYDASSWPTMPVPGFWANQTPLGPVNGVVWFRKDVDVPAAMVGQPARLELGTLVDADSTYINGQLVGGTGYQYPPRKYDVKPGVLKAGKNVVVVRLISNGGRGGFTMDKKYELTAGGQTIDLRGPWQYKLGATMPPTPGTTTFQYTPGGLFNGMIAPVLPYAIKGVLWYQGESNAGRTGDYQALFNGMIADWRRQFKQPNLPFLYAQLPNFMAAKKEPSESGWAQVRDVQRRGLALPHTGMAVILDAGEWNDIHPLDKQTPGHRLALAAQKVAYGESKVVSSGPLYQSMQTNGNKVTLSFSSTGSGLVAKGGGELKGFAIAGPDKKFVWAQAKIEGSKVVVWSDQVPNPAAVRYAWADNPEGVNLYNKEGLPASTFTTEPEVPGATSRL